In the Flavisolibacter tropicus genome, one interval contains:
- the nagB gene encoding glucosamine-6-phosphate deaminase: MADQIREINLIDAFERVPVTIVDDLKKGSVLAAKQIARLIRDKQAVGQPCVLGLATGSTPKTLYAELVRLHQEEGLSFKNVITFNLDEYYPIENDALQSYNSYMHRHLFSHIDIDPGNIHIPNGELPKEAIKQHCADYESKIEAVGGIDLQILGIGNNGHIGFNEPGSSIYSRTRLINLENSTRLANAYEFANISQVPRLAITMGISTIMKARKVILLAWGPAKAPVIRESVEGNVTEQVPASLLQQHSDCAFIIDTAAAAELTRFRSPWLTGEMEWTPKLIKKAVVNMAIDRNKPVLSLTNNDYNEYGLGDLLVEQGDAYEINLQVYYMLRDSITGWPGGKPNANIPAHPERSQPSPKRVVIFSPHPDDDIISMGGTFQRLHDQGHDVHVAYQTSGNIAVTDEFVTRFLDFAVGFESIAGINNETSQGILNDVRQFLGKKKSNQMDTEQIRAIKGLIRRCEAAATCRYVGIADANIHFQNLPFYETGTIEKKPMGEEDVLMTMELLRKIQPHQVFAAGDLADPHGTHKVCLDIVFEALRRIKAAGDEWIGDCWLWLYKGAWQEWNIEEIEMAIPMSPDQVMKKRYGIFIHQSQKDMVPFQGSDSREFWQRAEERNSNTANLYAQLGLTHYAAMEAFVRWHY, encoded by the coding sequence ATGGCAGACCAAATTCGAGAAATTAATTTAATTGACGCTTTTGAACGTGTTCCAGTAACGATTGTTGACGATTTAAAGAAAGGTTCAGTTTTAGCCGCAAAACAGATTGCCAGGTTAATACGCGATAAGCAGGCAGTGGGTCAGCCTTGTGTGTTAGGTTTAGCCACGGGTTCTACCCCCAAAACGTTGTATGCCGAACTGGTGCGGCTGCATCAGGAAGAGGGGTTAAGCTTTAAAAATGTGATTACCTTTAACCTGGATGAATATTACCCCATTGAAAACGATGCCCTGCAAAGCTATAACAGCTATATGCACCGGCATTTGTTCTCCCACATCGATATCGATCCTGGCAACATCCATATTCCCAACGGGGAGTTACCCAAGGAAGCCATAAAACAACACTGCGCCGATTATGAAAGCAAGATCGAGGCGGTTGGTGGCATTGACCTGCAGATCCTGGGCATTGGTAATAACGGCCATATTGGTTTTAACGAACCCGGTTCCAGTATTTATTCCCGGACGCGGTTGATCAACCTGGAAAATTCCACGCGGTTGGCCAATGCGTATGAATTTGCCAACATCTCCCAGGTGCCCCGCCTGGCCATCACCATGGGCATCAGCACCATTATGAAGGCCCGCAAAGTCATTCTCTTGGCCTGGGGCCCGGCAAAAGCACCCGTCATCAGGGAGTCGGTAGAAGGAAATGTTACCGAGCAGGTGCCGGCCTCGTTACTGCAACAACACAGCGATTGCGCTTTTATCATTGATACCGCTGCTGCAGCGGAGCTGACCCGTTTCCGCTCCCCCTGGCTCACGGGGGAAATGGAGTGGACCCCCAAGCTGATCAAAAAAGCGGTGGTTAACATGGCCATTGATCGTAACAAGCCCGTGTTATCGCTTACCAACAATGACTACAATGAATATGGTTTAGGCGACCTGCTGGTAGAGCAGGGCGATGCTTATGAAATCAACCTTCAGGTGTATTACATGCTACGTGACTCGATTACCGGCTGGCCGGGGGGCAAACCCAATGCCAATATACCGGCTCATCCCGAGCGTTCGCAGCCTTCGCCCAAGCGGGTCGTGATCTTCTCGCCGCACCCCGATGATGATATCATCAGCATGGGCGGAACCTTCCAGCGCCTGCACGACCAGGGGCATGACGTGCACGTGGCGTATCAGACATCGGGCAACATCGCGGTGACCGATGAATTCGTAACGCGCTTTTTGGATTTCGCAGTCGGCTTTGAATCCATTGCCGGCATTAACAATGAAACCTCGCAAGGTATCTTAAACGATGTGCGTCAATTCCTGGGCAAGAAGAAATCCAACCAAATGGATACCGAACAAATTCGCGCGATCAAAGGATTGATCAGACGCTGTGAAGCGGCGGCTACGTGTCGCTACGTTGGTATTGCGGATGCCAATATCCATTTCCAAAACCTTCCGTTCTACGAAACCGGTACCATTGAAAAAAAACCAATGGGCGAGGAGGATGTGTTGATGACCATGGAACTGTTAAGAAAGATTCAACCACACCAGGTGTTTGCCGCCGGCGACCTGGCCGATCCGCATGGCACCCACAAGGTTTGTTTGGATATTGTTTTTGAAGCCCTGCGTCGCATCAAGGCAGCCGGTGATGAATGGATCGGGGATTGCTGGCTGTGGTTATACAAGGGTGCGTGGCAGGAGTGGAATATTGAAGAAATCGAAATGGCTATTCCCATGAGCCCCGACCAGGTGATGAAAAAACGCTATGGCATTTTCATCCACCAATCCCAAAAAGATATGGTGCCCTTCCAGGGCAGCGATAGCCGGGAGTTCTGGCAGCGGGCCGAAGAACGAAACAGCAATACCGCCAACCTGTATGCCCAGCTCGGACTCACCCATTATGCCGCCATGGAAGCCTTTGTACGTTGGCATTATTAA
- a CDS encoding response regulator, which yields MKIIKHPIRTILLIDDDKDDCALFKEALHEVDPTIQLVFLNTAEALPNTVLNVNPDLIFLDINMPRVNGFECLKMLYESVTKFRMPIVMYSNSNNAKEINIAYALGATLYLQKPMGYIKLVESIRGILNLSWDTPAEVKQQFFQEGKYSRFELT from the coding sequence ATGAAAATTATAAAGCACCCCATACGAACTATATTATTAATAGATGATGATAAGGATGATTGCGCCCTTTTTAAGGAGGCTCTTCATGAAGTTGATCCTACAATACAGCTTGTCTTTTTAAATACTGCAGAGGCACTTCCGAATACAGTATTAAACGTAAATCCAGATTTGATCTTTTTAGATATCAATATGCCCCGTGTAAATGGTTTTGAGTGTTTAAAAATGCTTTATGAATCGGTAACTAAATTTCGAATGCCGATTGTGATGTATAGTAATTCAAATAATGCTAAAGAGATCAATATAGCTTATGCATTAGGAGCAACTTTATATCTGCAAAAACCAATGGGCTATATAAAGCTAGTAGAAAGTATACGAGGCATCCTTAATTTATCCTGGGATACTCCTGCAGAGGTTAAACAACAATTTTTTCAAGAAGGAAAGTATTCAAGATTTGAATTGACTTAA